The Polaribacter sp. KT25b genome contains the following window.
TTTAATATTTTTTGTAATTACATTTCCAAAAAAGTCTGCTCTTCCTGTTGGAACGCCGATTACAATATCCATTTTCATAGGATCAATAGTAAGGTTTCCCGTTTTTGTAGGAATTAACAATGCTTTTTGAAGTACAATATATCTGTATTTTTCATTGTTGTATGTTCCCATTTTTACAGGAAATCCATCAATTTTAATATCTTGATTCCAAAAACCATTGTATTGTGGTGCTTCCGTTACAGAAGTGTCGTAAACACTTACATTTTCGCTAACATACAATCTGTATTCCACATAAATTCCTTCACCAACAAAAGGTCGAGATTTAGAAATTTCTGCGACTAAATGAATATTTTGTTGTGCAATATAATTTGGGTCATTTGGGTTTTCTGGAACATCAATTGGGTCTAAAACAACAACTTTTACCATTTTAGAATTTAAAATTCCGCCATTATATTTTATGCTTGCAGCTTCAATTATAAGTTCTCCTTTTCTTTTAGGTTCAATAATATATGTGTAAGATTGAGAGAAGCTTACTTTGCCGTTTATCCAAGATTGACTAACCGATTGGCTAGGTCCTTGAATTACTTTAAAACCTCTAAAACTTGGTGGTGTAAAATTGTCTGCGCCTTGTTTGTTTATAGAAAATTCAATTCTTAAACGCTGGTTTAACCCTAGTTTATTTTTGCTAAGATTCACTGACAATTCTGCATCTTGTGCAAAAAATGAAAGTGTTAATAAGCTAAAAATTATAGATATGTAAAGTTTCAATTTCATCATCATCTTAAAGCTTCAAATTTACCAATCTTTTTCTTGTTTTACTTTAGCTCCTTTAGCTTTTTCTGCATTCATTTTCTTTTGCGTCTTTTTTTCTTCGTTATTTAAGCTTTCTAACAATTGCTTAATTTGTTCAGGAGACATTTTTCCTTTTTGAGGTTTCGGTTTTTCGTTAGGATCTTTTTTGTCGTCTTTTTTAGGATCTTGTTTTTTATCTTGATCTTTATCTCCTTCACCATCTTTATCCTTGTCATCCTTTTTATCCTTATCGTCACCTTCTTTCTTGTCTTTATCCTTTTTATCTTGATCGTCTTTATCCTTTTTATCTTGATCTTTCTTGTCTTTATTATCTTTGTTTTTGTCGTCTTTTTGATCTTGCTTTTCTTTCTCTAACATTTTTTGTGCAACCGCTAAATTATAACGAGTTTCATCATCATTTGGGTTGTTTCTTAACGAATTTTTATAAGCATCTACAGCGCCTTGATAGTTTTTAGTTTCCATCAAAGAGTTGCCAAGATTGTGGTAAGCTTCTGCCTTAGAAAACTTGTCTGTAGCTGTTTTTGCTGATAATTCATATTGAGGTACAGCTTCTTTAAAGTTTTTGTCCTCATACAAAGCATTTCCTAAATTATAACTCGCTTTGTCATAAAAAGAACTTTTATCCAAGGCTTTTCTATACGCAACAGAAGCATCTGTATATTGTTCTTTTGCATATAGTTGATTTCCTTGTCTTACCAAACTTCTCGCTTTACGTTGCGAAGCAATAGAGTCTTTTTGGGCAAGAATTTTTGTTGATGATAAAAACATCAAGCATAAAATAAGTATGTTTAAATAAAATTTCATATTAAATTATATTTTTATCAATATCTATTTTTTAAAAAATGGATGAAGACAAAAGTAAGTGATTCCATTTTTTTTTTTGTTAAGAACTTGTTATTTTATTGAAGATTTTATTAGTTTCAATTAAATTAACTCAACTTTAAGTTGCTGTAGAAAAACGTTATTATCGTTAATTAGAAAATTTAAATAAAGAATTTAGAAATTAATTACAATTAGATTTAAATTGGTTATCATAAATGTAAATTTGTTCAACTTTTAAAGTGTAAAAGAATATTTATCTTCAAAAAAAACTGAATAAAAAGAAATCGTAATAAACTTTATTATTACGATTTCTTTGAAGTGATTTTC
Protein-coding sequences here:
- a CDS encoding tetratricopeptide repeat protein gives rise to the protein MKFYLNILILCLMFLSSTKILAQKDSIASQRKARSLVRQGNQLYAKEQYTDASVAYRKALDKSSFYDKASYNLGNALYEDKNFKEAVPQYELSAKTATDKFSKAEAYHNLGNSLMETKNYQGAVDAYKNSLRNNPNDDETRYNLAVAQKMLEKEKQDQKDDKNKDNKDKKDQDKKDKDDQDKKDKDKKEGDDKDKKDDKDKDGEGDKDQDKKQDPKKDDKKDPNEKPKPQKGKMSPEQIKQLLESLNNEEKKTQKKMNAEKAKGAKVKQEKDW